CTAAAGGTTGTCTGAATTCCTGGATCCACTTGCGTAGGGTATTGCCTGACTAGCCTGTACATAACCTGAATATTGAAatccttaatttttcttctttgatgcaGCCATGGAAATAAGGAAGTGTTCTCCTGCCGAGGTATCCTTCTGGCTGTCCAGTGGTTTTGGGACAGGGGACACAAGGATATTACGGTCTTTGTGCCATCTTGGAGAAAGGAGCAGCCACGACCAGATGTACTCATAACAGGTGCGGAAATATGAAAACCAAAAGTAGCTTTTTAGGCTTAACGCTTTGTCACTTAATGAGCTTGCAAAGTTGTGGCTAGTTAGTGATTAACTTATGAATGGAAGATCTGAGTCGCAGGAGATCCAGTAAGCTGAGCTGACCAGTGAGAATTAGTCATTAACTTGTCCCCTAAGCAAGTTCTTGCCTGGATCAGCTGGAATAATTCAAAGAACAAAGAATGTAATACTACTCTGCTTTCTAACTTCTTGTCTTTTATTACTtgcattctttttcctctttcagggaCACATTTTCATGCTATGTATTTGACTGTAGCCTGTTTGATGCTGTAAACTGTATAGAATTTCTGTATGCTAAAAGTTAAAGCTCGATGGGAGTTTAGTCATAATTTCTTAAATTGAGGGAGTTTGCTCTGAACTTGCAAATAGCTGAGATTTCTGAGTAACGCTGCTGAGAAGTCTATGCATGTGGTATGGCACTACAAAAGAGACTGGCCTGCCAGTCTGAAACGCGAATGGCACATGCGAAGGATTATGTGGCTGGGACTTGCTGTATTACGGCAGCCTCTGAGTGTTCTCGGGTGCCATGCAGGCACCAGGGCTAGGAATCCACCTCTGACAGCCTGATGAATGGTATACGAAAAGAGATGAGAATATAGGCTGGGCTGTGGAGAGATGAAATGACTGTACATgaattttgttgtttatttataaTGTTACTTGACCTGTGCAAAGGCCTTTGGGCTGTGTAAGTATGTTCACGGTTGTGTTTGTTCTAGACCAGTACATTCTCCGTGaccttgaaaagaagaaaattctggtCTTCACTCCTTCCAGGCGGGTTGGAGGCAAGCGTGTTGTCTGTTATGATGATAGATTCATTGTGAAACTGGCACATGAGTCGGATGGCATTGTGGTTTCTAATGATACTTATCGGGACCTGCAGAACGAGCGTCCTGAGTGGAAGAAGTTCATTGAGGAGCGTCTACTGATGTACTCCTTTGTTAACGACAAGTATGTTCccattctttctttgctttttaaaaagatctgCGTGAGCATGCTGTCTTGTTTTATTGAAGCAATGGCGAGTGATGCATGAAAAGAGCAAAATGTTGGGAcagactggggaaaaagaaaatcctgtagAGATATTTTTTTGATAGaaggaaacgtggtgggaagaacCGCCCAACTGCAGTGATGTACAAAGGCATAAGGAATTGGAGTCATCTTAATAGCTGTTCATGGTTTGGAGCTAGGAGTTCTGCTGTAGTGGAGTTCCTAGGAGAGCTCCGGGACTTGATTTCCTCACAGGGCGATCATTAGCAGGCCCAGCAGCAAATGCTAGTTCTGGTCAGCAACCGAGCACAAAACCTCTTCTGGGCCTAAAGTGAAGCGCTCCGTGCCAGTCTTTGCTAGGTGATGGGAGAGTTGTCACTGCAGGGAAATGGGAGAGCTTTTTAGGGCTCAGATAGCTTTTAACCTTCAGTGAAATGGGAAACTTCTAGATGAAATGAAAGCCTGACCCAAGAAAGTGAACTGCTGCTGATTgagatacatttttctttagGTTTATGCCTCCAGATGATCCCTTAGGGCGACATGGCCCCAGCCTGGATAACTTTCTCAGAAAGAAACCTGTTGTGCCAGAACACAAGAAACAACAGTGCCCTTATGGTAAGACCTGCCTTCTAAATGTGAAGACTGAGGTGTCTGTGAAGCGTAATTCATGCGTTTCGTCAAATTCAGCTGCTCATTCCATGCTCTGCCTTTCCTTGCAGGGAAGAAATGCACTTATGGAATTAAGTGTAAATTCTACCACCCTGAAAGGATCAATCAGCCCCAGCGCTCATTAGCTGACGAACTCCGAGCCAATGCAAGGTTGTCTCCTACCAGAAGTACCAGTgccaaggaggagaaaaaaggcaaaagaggtTCCCAGGCAGAGTTCTTGTGCTCTGTGCCCACAGAGAGTGATAAAAGCTCTTTGCAGAAGgtctctgcagaaaggaaaagcttgaCCCACAAAGCAAAGCCTGGCGACGTTCCGCTTCAGGTCAAAGGCGGTGTGTCTGGCAGTGTGCCCCCTAACAGTGGGAACCACAGGGCCTCTGACAGGTACCAGCAGCCTCACATGGACTCTCTGTCTTATATATCTCAGGAGCATCTCGACTCAGGCATTGGGTCTCTGGAGAACCAACTGTCTGACATGTGGCCTTACAGATGTACCAGTCACTGTGATCATTCCCATGCCGATCAGGTGGCAGTCTGCACCTGCGGTAGGCAGAGACCTGTCTACCCACATTCTCCCAGCTTAGAGCAAAATGGTCTGGTCTCTTACAAGCACGGTTCCCATAAGTCTTCTTCCTCTGGTGCTAGCTTCTTGCAGTATAGCCCTGAGATATCTCACTCAGGACCTCCTCACTCTTTCTCAGGCTATGGAGTACCTGTACACCCAGCTAATGCTGGCCAGTACAGTCTGCCCAATGACTATAACACCCCTCCACCCCATTCTCGCGAGTACTGGTCTGAACCATACCAGATGCCGTCTCCTCAAGTGAGATCTCCGAGCGTGCGAGATCCTCGTTCGGTACAGAGAGCCCCAGGGCCGGCATATGGGGACTCCTGCCAGTGGGCTGTCTCTGACCAGTTTGCAGAGGAGCGGGCCAATGTGCACGTCAAGCTGTGTGGCATATTCCATCCCCATTTAGTTGATGCTGTGATGAGCCGTTTCCCTCAGCTGCTGGATCCCCAAAGGCTTGCTGCAGAGATACTAACGTACAAGTCTCAGAACCCGGGTATATGAGGCAGATGCCGAGGGCAGCCAGGCATGTGAAGAGCTGGAGGGACAGTGTTTGCACTCTGTAGCTGCTGTAGATGCCTTCTGAGCACTCCTCCTTATTCCTTGGAAGTACCAGGCTCCGACTGGGGGCTGGATACCAGATGTGGTATGCTCACAGCAAATTCTGGTCTAGACAGGAGCGTGCTCCTCTTGGAGAGGTGAGAGCACCCTAGGGTCCCGTCTTCCCCCGGGGCTGTTGAAGAAGCTTTGGGTGATGCACAGGAGCCGAGGCTGCAGCTTCAGAGCAGGGTTTTTCCTTTGGGATGTGTGGCGAGTCAGGCACATCCTAAATTCCTGCAGTTTGGAACCAAAAGTGACCTGACTCCTCCCATTAGCTGCAGCTTTGAGGTGGCTGAGTGTATTACTAGgcatgggggaggagggaggactcAGGGGGGCTTGTAAAGATAAGGGGGCACTGCCTTTGCAGTGTGTGAGGCTTATTTGTGAAGACTGGAATGCATTGTCGAGCCTGTTCTTAGCTCTTAACTAAGCCTCTTTACTAAATCCTACTATGCAGATCTGTGGAAAACGTTGGGTTATAAATCTAGTATGAAGCTAGGTTTAGCTGACTTTAATTTGGTTCGATTGGTGCACCACTTTAACGATGCTTTCCACACCCCTCCTGCTTGCCTTACCTTCCCGAGGTGAGGTGACTCTCCAGCGGGTACCACAAGTGCTTCGCAAGCAGCGCGGCTCCCAGAAAGAAGAGGAGCCAGGAGTGCAATCCTTCCGTGGGGTGAGAGGCCTGACGCTGCCCCACAGCTACATGCCAGTCgtgtgtctgacatttgctgaaAAACGCAGTTGTCGGGACGCGTGGGTGACCACGCTGTTGATGCTGCTCTACAACATTGACCTTGGCCGGTAACCCGGCTTGGGCTATCTCTGTGCAACGCCGGCAGGGAGGATTTATGATGTCGTGCCTTGAGTCTTCAGGCAGCAATAGTTCTGAGCGTTTGGTCAAACAGCCGTAGTCCCGTCTGGACTGCTGCCAGTCCGGGTCCTGAGGATTCCTTcgtatttttctctgtaaagcCCTTGCTTCATCTTCTTTCTTACTAATGTTTTCCTGTCCCCTTCAGATCTGTCAAACTATAGCAGCATCCAAAAACATAGAATAAGTCTTATTTGGTAAGGCTGTTCCCCTTTCGTTCCCTCTTACTCTGCAAGACGTTTTTTACTGTAGATACTGTAACagattttaaatatgcaaaaccaATTGCTGTAGTAATTGGTTCTGGTCCTGGAATTTCATTGTGCTTAGAATGCAAAGATGTTTCTTGCACTTGCAGGCCAGAAGCAGTTGATTTGTTGATACACATTGTATCTGGGTTTTTTGTTATgggtttgtctttgttttttttaaatacatccatCTTGTGGTTAAACCAAGGTCCTTGAGTGGTGAATtgtgaaggggagagagaggagtcCAGCTGTTTCCGAGAACGGTTTTGTCTCTCGCCGTTCTCCCCTCTGACTGTCCGAGGCCTGACCTACCCAGACTGGCACCATGTGCCATAAAAACCACAGGGACGCAGAAACCTGTATACCTGGTTAATTATGATACATTACAGATTAGTAATGTTTCATGTTAGtaagcaaaatgcttcttaattTTAAGTAACCTGATACTTTGCATATTtgtaaattacaggaaaaaatggtttttaaTGTTATTGTCCAGCAGCTTGCTGCTTGATGCTGGTTTTAATTAGTACTATTCTCGACTCAGCCATTGTGTTACTTGGCgcggtggtttttgtttttctggtggaA
Above is a window of Chroicocephalus ridibundus chromosome 19, bChrRid1.1, whole genome shotgun sequence DNA encoding:
- the ZC3H12A gene encoding endoribonuclease ZC3H12A — translated: MSAGSLSALPGWPEALPAASPPASRLGERMSGREPSESRGPGGLPGAEPPEEAGSPGREPCDPAEMQLKVDFFRKLGYSSGEIHVVLQKLGLNADTNTVLGELVKHGPAEREGGEAPPETKEAPLVPRGGAANKSPAPPPAPEETESENLKPIVIDGSNVAMSHGNKEVFSCRGILLAVQWFWDRGHKDITVFVPSWRKEQPRPDVLITDQYILRDLEKKKILVFTPSRRVGGKRVVCYDDRFIVKLAHESDGIVVSNDTYRDLQNERPEWKKFIEERLLMYSFVNDKFMPPDDPLGRHGPSLDNFLRKKPVVPEHKKQQCPYGKKCTYGIKCKFYHPERINQPQRSLADELRANARLSPTRSTSAKEEKKGKRGSQAEFLCSVPTESDKSSLQKVSAERKSLTHKAKPGDVPLQVKGGVSGSVPPNSGNHRASDRYQQPHMDSLSYISQEHLDSGIGSLENQLSDMWPYRCTSHCDHSHADQVAVCTCGRQRPVYPHSPSLEQNGLVSYKHGSHKSSSSGASFLQYSPEISHSGPPHSFSGYGVPVHPANAGQYSLPNDYNTPPPHSREYWSEPYQMPSPQVRSPSVRDPRSVQRAPGPAYGDSCQWAVSDQFAEERANVHVKLCGIFHPHLVDAVMSRFPQLLDPQRLAAEILTYKSQNPGI